A single genomic interval of Streptomyces graminofaciens harbors:
- a CDS encoding DEAD/DEAH box helicase, protein MASLSEVAELTRCAAAFVSAEPARTGRVVFWRTDGAMPTVVAPGSVEEPTVVLAGREGVEVVPMPALSLPVPAALPVLTRARAAADAHRSTAFWGAAAVLALQLAARGLLLPGVTDNGHDQWRAGPLRAEDLERIRELASAMPPEAHALPVEGVAPPRLPDPERLLRAFLDAVADSLPRSPAATLAAGGPAFAAPEPHHVPEQRGWAADVAAGYDEGVRLSLRVEVPGLATAVSDEERLSFRAVLQVHSVSDPALVADASAVWAGAEAFGPRARMDALLALRRAARAWAPLTPLLSAAVPDTVALAEEEVTELLGEGTRLLAAAGVDVHWPRELARKLTARAVIGPPDDEPGPGGTGSDTTSFLSADALLAFDWWFALGEERLTRQELDRLAEANRPMVRLRDQWVLVDPEEIRRAQAQQDHKVAPVDALSAALTGSTEVDGRSVEVRPTGWLAALRERLSDPEGQEPVGQPSGLTATLRDYQLRGLSWLARMTSLGLGGCLADDMGLGKTITLIALHLHRQGEASTAGPTLVVCPASLMGNWQREIEKFAPGTPVRRFHGSRRSLADRDDSEFVLTTYGTMRLDAQRLAGVPWGMVVADEAQHVKNPYSATARELRTIGARARVALTGTPVENNLSELWAILDWTTPGLLGRLGTFRTRYAQAVEGSRDPAAAARLTRLVRPFLLRRRKSDPGIAPELPPKTETDRAVSLTQEQVGLYEALVRETLAEISEADGMARRGLIVKLLTGLKQICNHPAQFLKEERPRIRGRSGKLELLDELLDTILSEGASILVFTQYVQMARLLQRHLAARGVSSQFLHGGTPIPEREAMVERFQEGEVPVFLLSLKAAGTGLNLTRAEHVVHYDRWWNPAVEAQATDRAYRIGQTRPVQVHRLIAEGTIEDRIADMLVRKRELAEAVLGSGEAALTELSDADLADLVELRGDAR, encoded by the coding sequence TTGGCATCTCTCTCCGAGGTCGCCGAGCTGACCCGCTGCGCCGCCGCATTCGTATCCGCGGAGCCCGCCCGGACGGGCCGTGTCGTCTTCTGGCGGACGGACGGGGCGATGCCGACCGTGGTCGCGCCGGGTTCCGTCGAGGAGCCGACCGTCGTCCTGGCCGGTCGCGAAGGCGTCGAGGTGGTGCCGATGCCCGCTCTGTCGCTGCCGGTGCCTGCCGCGTTGCCGGTGCTCACGCGCGCGCGTGCCGCCGCGGACGCGCACCGGTCGACCGCGTTCTGGGGTGCGGCCGCCGTGCTGGCGCTCCAACTCGCCGCTCGCGGGCTGCTGTTGCCCGGCGTGACCGACAACGGCCACGACCAGTGGCGGGCGGGACCGTTACGGGCGGAGGATCTGGAGCGGATCCGCGAACTCGCGTCAGCGATGCCGCCCGAGGCACACGCGCTGCCCGTCGAGGGCGTGGCACCTCCTCGGCTGCCGGATCCGGAGCGGCTGCTGCGCGCGTTTCTCGACGCCGTCGCCGACTCGTTGCCCCGCTCCCCCGCCGCGACGCTCGCGGCGGGCGGCCCCGCCTTCGCCGCCCCCGAGCCGCACCATGTGCCCGAGCAGCGGGGGTGGGCCGCCGATGTCGCCGCCGGGTACGACGAGGGTGTCCGCCTGTCGCTGCGCGTGGAAGTCCCAGGGCTCGCGACAGCCGTGTCGGACGAGGAACGGCTGTCCTTCCGCGCCGTGCTCCAGGTGCACAGCGTGAGCGACCCGGCGCTCGTGGCGGACGCATCCGCCGTGTGGGCCGGTGCCGAGGCGTTCGGACCGCGCGCGCGGATGGACGCGCTGCTCGCGCTGCGCCGGGCCGCCCGCGCATGGGCCCCGCTCACCCCATTGCTCTCGGCCGCCGTGCCGGACACCGTCGCGCTGGCCGAGGAGGAGGTCACCGAGTTGCTCGGCGAGGGCACACGGCTGCTGGCGGCCGCCGGCGTCGACGTGCACTGGCCCAGGGAGCTGGCGCGGAAGCTGACGGCCCGCGCGGTCATCGGTCCGCCGGACGACGAGCCTGGCCCCGGGGGAACGGGGTCGGACACGACCTCGTTCCTGTCGGCCGACGCGTTGCTCGCCTTCGACTGGTGGTTCGCGCTGGGCGAGGAACGGCTGACCCGGCAGGAGCTGGACCGGCTCGCGGAGGCCAACCGCCCGATGGTGCGGCTGCGCGACCAGTGGGTTCTGGTGGATCCCGAGGAGATCCGTCGTGCCCAGGCGCAGCAGGACCACAAGGTGGCGCCCGTGGACGCGCTCAGCGCCGCCCTGACAGGCTCCACGGAGGTCGACGGCCGATCGGTCGAGGTCCGGCCCACGGGCTGGCTGGCGGCGCTGCGAGAGCGCCTCTCGGACCCTGAGGGGCAGGAACCGGTGGGACAGCCGTCCGGGCTCACCGCGACACTGCGCGACTACCAGCTGCGGGGCCTCAGCTGGCTGGCCCGGATGACCTCCCTGGGGCTGGGCGGCTGTCTGGCTGACGACATGGGGCTGGGCAAGACGATCACATTGATCGCACTCCATCTGCATCGTCAGGGCGAGGCCTCCACCGCCGGCCCCACGCTCGTGGTCTGCCCGGCCTCGCTGATGGGCAACTGGCAGCGGGAGATCGAGAAGTTCGCCCCCGGGACGCCCGTACGCCGTTTCCACGGGTCCCGGCGCAGCCTTGCGGATCGCGACGACAGCGAGTTCGTCCTGACGACGTACGGCACGATGCGGCTCGACGCTCAGCGGCTCGCCGGGGTGCCGTGGGGCATGGTCGTCGCGGACGAGGCACAGCATGTGAAGAACCCCTACTCGGCCACGGCCCGGGAGCTGCGCACGATCGGGGCACGCGCGCGCGTGGCGCTCACCGGCACGCCCGTGGAGAACAACCTGTCCGAACTGTGGGCGATCCTCGACTGGACCACCCCGGGTCTGCTCGGCAGGCTAGGCACCTTCCGCACCCGCTACGCGCAGGCCGTCGAGGGCAGCCGGGATCCCGCAGCCGCAGCACGGCTCACCCGCCTCGTACGCCCCTTCCTGCTGCGGCGCCGCAAGTCGGACCCCGGCATCGCTCCCGAGCTGCCGCCGAAGACCGAGACCGACCGGGCTGTCTCGCTCACCCAGGAACAGGTCGGTCTGTATGAGGCGTTGGTCCGCGAGACCCTGGCGGAGATCTCCGAGGCCGACGGCATGGCGCGGCGCGGGCTGATCGTGAAACTGCTGACCGGGCTCAAGCAGATCTGCAACCACCCCGCACAGTTCCTCAAGGAGGAGCGGCCGCGGATCCGGGGCAGGTCGGGGAAGCTGGAGCTGTTGGACGAGCTGCTGGACACCATCCTCTCCGAGGGGGCGAGCATTCTCGTCTTCACCCAGTACGTACAGATGGCACGGCTTCTCCAACGGCATCTCGCGGCGCGTGGGGTGTCGTCGCAGTTCCTGCACGGCGGGACACCGATCCCCGAGCGCGAGGCGATGGTGGAGCGTTTCCAAGAGGGCGAAGTGCCGGTCTTCCTGCTGTCGTTGAAGGCCGCGGGCACGGGCCTGAACCTGACGCGCGCGGAACATGTGGTGCACTACGACCGCTGGTGGAACCCGGCGGTCGAGGCGCAGGCCACGGACCGCGCCTACCGCATCGGCCAGACGCGGCCGGTGCAGGTGCACCGGCTGATCGCGGAGGGGACGATCGAGGACCGTATCGCGGACATGCTGGTACGCAAACGGGAGTTGGCCGAGGCGGTGCTCGGTTCCGGCGAGGCCGCGCTCACCGAGCTGTCCGATGCCGATCTCGCCGACCTGGTGGAGCTTCGAGGAGACGCACGATGA
- a CDS encoding SWF or SNF family helicase, whose amino-acid sequence MTERTGHDEERTFAALPPLRGGGFARTWWGQAWLKALEDAALDSEQVKVGRRLARAGAVGAVSVRPGRVTAVVQDRDGNAHRADVLLQELSDEQWDRFLDMTVERAGHLAALLDREMPPHLVEDAEAAGVDLLPGLGELEAECDCGAWDHCGHTAALCYQVARLLDQDPFVLLLMRGRDERALLGDLQVRTLAATWEERVAPEGPQEGVDAAEAYAAGHALPPLPAPPVQPGEPGVPPSLDTETRPAPGVDPAALEFVAAQTARAAYRMLVEALRPGHEQQPVGEALTIQQDAVRLAAGDPGRTVEARLASGSERDREGLALAVRAWRYGGRAGLAVLEEEWRVGAESLARARAALEAAWDEDERPRLRASHNRWTVVGGSAQLRLGQDGRWWPYRKERGRWWPAGPAAQDPATALASVGGDVRGGWRS is encoded by the coding sequence ATGACGGAGCGCACGGGTCACGACGAGGAGCGCACGTTCGCGGCGCTGCCGCCCCTGCGCGGCGGGGGATTCGCGCGGACCTGGTGGGGCCAGGCCTGGCTGAAGGCGTTGGAGGACGCGGCGCTCGACTCGGAACAGGTCAAGGTGGGGCGCAGGCTCGCGCGCGCGGGCGCCGTGGGTGCGGTGTCGGTGCGCCCGGGGCGGGTCACGGCCGTCGTCCAGGACCGCGACGGCAACGCGCACCGCGCCGATGTCCTGCTCCAGGAGCTGTCCGACGAACAGTGGGACCGCTTCCTGGACATGACGGTCGAGCGGGCCGGGCACCTCGCCGCCCTGCTCGACCGTGAGATGCCGCCGCATTTGGTCGAGGACGCCGAGGCCGCCGGTGTCGACCTGCTGCCCGGGCTGGGCGAACTGGAGGCGGAGTGCGACTGCGGGGCCTGGGACCACTGCGGACACACCGCCGCGCTCTGCTATCAGGTGGCGCGCTTGCTGGACCAGGACCCGTTCGTCCTGCTGCTGATGCGTGGCCGCGACGAACGTGCGCTCCTGGGCGACCTCCAGGTGCGCACGCTGGCCGCCACATGGGAGGAGCGCGTGGCGCCGGAAGGCCCCCAGGAGGGCGTGGACGCCGCCGAGGCGTACGCGGCCGGGCATGCCCTGCCGCCGCTTCCCGCGCCTCCCGTGCAGCCTGGGGAACCCGGTGTGCCGCCTTCCCTGGACACCGAGACCCGGCCGGCGCCCGGTGTGGACCCCGCGGCGCTGGAGTTCGTCGCGGCGCAGACCGCTCGCGCGGCGTACCGGATGCTCGTCGAGGCGCTCCGGCCAGGTCATGAACAGCAGCCCGTGGGAGAAGCGTTGACGATCCAGCAGGACGCGGTACGGCTGGCGGCCGGCGATCCGGGGAGGACGGTCGAAGCGCGGCTGGCCAGTGGCTCGGAGCGCGACCGGGAAGGGCTTGCGCTCGCCGTCCGCGCCTGGCGGTACGGGGGCCGGGCCGGGCTCGCCGTGCTCGAAGAGGAGTGGCGTGTAGGAGCGGAATCGCTCGCACGCGCGCGTGCCGCCTTGGAGGCGGCCTGGGACGAGGACGAGCGGCCCCGGCTGCGAGCCTCGCACAACCGCTGGACCGTGGTCGGCGGCTCGGCCCAGTTGCGTCTGGGGCAGGACGGCCGCTGGTGGCCGTACCGCAAGGAACGCGGCCGCTGGTGGCCGGCGGGCCCGGCGGCCCAGGATCCGGCGACGGCGCTGGCTTCGGTCGGCGGTGATGTCCGAGGGGGCTGGCGCTCGTGA
- the xylA gene encoding xylose isomerase, with translation MNYQPTPEDRFTFGLWTVGWQGRDPFGDATRRALDPVETVQRLSELGAYGVTFHDDDLIPFGSSDSEREGHIKRFRAALDSTGMTVPMATTNLFTHPVFKDGAFTANDRDVRRYALRKTIRNIDLAVELGAKIYVAWGGREGAESGAAKDVRVALDRMKEAFDLLGEYVTSQGYDLKFAIEPKPNEPRGDILLPTVGHALAFIERLERPEMYGVNPEVGHEQMAGLNFPHGIAQALWAGKLFHIDLNGQSGIKYDQDLRFGAGDLRSAFWLVDLLESAGYAGPKHFDFKPPRTEDFDGVWASAAGCMRNYLILKERATAFRADPAVQEALRAARLDQLAQPTAADGLSALLADRTAFEEFDAEAAAARGMAFEQLDQLAMDHLLGARG, from the coding sequence ATGAACTACCAGCCCACCCCCGAGGACAGGTTCACCTTCGGCCTGTGGACCGTCGGCTGGCAGGGACGGGACCCGTTCGGCGACGCCACCCGGCGCGCCCTCGACCCGGTCGAGACGGTGCAGCGCCTGTCCGAGCTGGGCGCCTACGGCGTGACCTTCCACGACGACGACCTGATCCCCTTCGGGTCCTCGGACAGTGAGCGCGAGGGGCACATCAAGCGCTTCCGCGCGGCCCTCGACTCGACCGGCATGACCGTGCCGATGGCCACCACGAACCTCTTCACGCACCCCGTCTTCAAGGACGGCGCGTTCACCGCCAACGACCGGGACGTGCGCCGCTACGCGCTGCGCAAGACGATCCGCAACATCGACCTGGCGGTCGAGCTCGGCGCCAAGATCTACGTCGCCTGGGGCGGCCGCGAGGGCGCCGAGTCCGGCGCCGCCAAGGACGTACGCGTCGCCCTCGACCGCATGAAGGAGGCCTTCGACCTCCTCGGCGAGTACGTCACCTCCCAGGGTTACGACCTGAAGTTCGCGATCGAGCCCAAGCCGAACGAGCCGCGCGGCGACATCCTTCTCCCCACCGTCGGCCACGCCCTGGCCTTCATCGAGCGCCTGGAGCGCCCGGAGATGTACGGCGTCAACCCCGAGGTCGGCCACGAGCAGATGGCCGGGCTGAACTTCCCGCACGGCATCGCCCAGGCCCTGTGGGCGGGCAAGCTCTTCCACATCGACCTCAACGGCCAGTCCGGCATCAAGTACGACCAGGACCTGCGCTTCGGCGCCGGCGACCTGCGCTCCGCGTTCTGGCTGGTCGACCTCCTGGAGAGCGCCGGTTACGCGGGCCCGAAGCACTTCGACTTCAAGCCCCCGCGCACGGAGGACTTCGACGGTGTGTGGGCGTCGGCCGCGGGCTGCATGCGCAACTACCTGATCCTCAAGGAGCGCGCGACCGCCTTCCGCGCCGACCCCGCGGTCCAGGAGGCCCTGCGCGCCGCGCGCCTGGACCAGCTGGCCCAGCCGACGGCCGCCGACGGCCTGAGCGCGCTGCTCGCGGACCGTACGGCCTTCGAGGAGTTCGACGCCGAGGCGGCCGCCGCGCGCGGCATGGCGTTCGAGCAGCTCGACCAGCTGGCGATGGACCACCTGCTGGGCGCGCGCGGCTGA
- the xylB gene encoding xylulokinase gives MSAAEGPLVVGVDTSTQSTKALVVDASTGRVVASGQAPHTVSSGAGRESDPRQWWDALCEALRQCGDAAREAAAVSIGGQQHGLVTLDARGEPVRPALLWNDVRSAPQASRLVEELGGPKAWAERTGSVPGPSFTVTKWAWLAENEPEAIRATAAVRLPHDYLTERLTGQGTTDRGDVSGTGWWASATEAYDEETLAHVGLDPALLPRVVRPGEVAGTVRDSHDLPFSKGTLVAPGTGDNAAAALGLGLRPGTPVLSLGTSGTVYAVSKRRPADPTGTVAGFADAHGDWLPLACTLNCTLAVDKVAALLGLDREAVEPGAGVTLLPYLDGERTPALPHASGLLHGLRHDTTAGQLLQAAYDGAVHSLLGALDLVLDEEADRSAPLLLIGGGARGTAWQQTVRRLSGRPVQVPEAKELVALGAAAQAAGLLTGEDPAAVARRWDTARGPVLDAVERDEETLGRIAGVLSDAAPLLERAPGLR, from the coding sequence ATGTCAGCAGCCGAGGGTCCGCTCGTCGTCGGTGTGGACACGTCCACACAGTCCACCAAGGCCCTGGTCGTCGACGCGTCGACCGGACGGGTGGTGGCGAGCGGACAGGCGCCGCACACCGTCTCCTCCGGTGCGGGCCGCGAGAGTGATCCGCGGCAGTGGTGGGACGCCCTGTGCGAGGCCCTGCGGCAGTGCGGGGACGCGGCCCGCGAGGCCGCCGCGGTGTCGATCGGCGGCCAGCAGCACGGCCTCGTCACCCTCGACGCCCGCGGTGAGCCCGTACGCCCGGCCCTGCTGTGGAACGACGTGCGGTCGGCGCCGCAGGCGAGCCGTCTGGTGGAGGAGCTGGGCGGTCCGAAGGCCTGGGCCGAGCGGACCGGAAGCGTGCCGGGACCTTCGTTCACGGTCACGAAGTGGGCCTGGCTGGCCGAGAACGAGCCCGAGGCGATCCGCGCGACCGCGGCCGTACGGCTGCCGCACGACTACCTCACCGAGCGCCTGACCGGCCAGGGCACGACCGACCGCGGTGACGTCTCCGGCACGGGCTGGTGGGCCTCGGCGACCGAGGCGTACGACGAGGAGACCCTCGCCCATGTGGGGCTCGACCCGGCGCTGCTGCCCCGGGTGGTCCGGCCGGGCGAGGTGGCCGGGACCGTACGGGACTCGCACGACCTGCCGTTCTCCAAGGGCACCCTGGTCGCGCCCGGCACGGGTGACAACGCGGCCGCCGCGCTCGGCCTCGGTCTCAGGCCCGGTACGCCGGTGCTCAGCCTCGGCACGTCCGGAACGGTGTACGCCGTCTCCAAGCGACGCCCCGCCGACCCGACCGGCACGGTGGCGGGCTTCGCCGACGCGCATGGGGACTGGCTGCCGCTGGCCTGCACCCTCAACTGCACGCTGGCCGTCGACAAGGTGGCCGCGCTGCTGGGCCTGGACCGCGAGGCGGTGGAACCGGGTGCGGGGGTGACCCTGCTGCCCTACCTGGACGGCGAGCGCACCCCGGCACTGCCGCACGCCTCGGGCCTGCTGCACGGGCTGCGTCACGACACCACGGCCGGACAGCTCCTCCAGGCCGCGTACGACGGTGCCGTGCACTCGCTGCTCGGCGCGCTCGACCTGGTGCTCGACGAGGAGGCGGACCGTTCCGCGCCGCTGCTGCTCATCGGCGGGGGCGCGCGGGGCACGGCCTGGCAGCAGACCGTGCGTCGGCTGTCGGGGCGCCCGGTACAGGTGCCGGAGGCCAAGGAGCTGGTGGCGCTCGGTGCGGCCGCGCAGGCCGCCGGGCTACTGACCGGCGAGGACCCGGCCGCGGTCGCCCGCCGCTGGGACACCGCCCGTGGGCCCGTACTGGACGCCGTGGAGCGGGACGAGGAGACGCTGGGCCGGATCGCCGGGGTACTCTCCGACGCGGCGCCGCTGCTGGAGCGGGCCCCCGGCCTGCGTTGA